In the genome of Streptomyces collinus, one region contains:
- a CDS encoding carbonic anhydrase has product MQPLIDNARTFGQRPEEFAHLAEGQSPDVLFITCSDSRVVPALITGARPGELFELRTAGNVVPPHSFDHPTSEAATIEYAVEVLGVKEIVVCGHSHCGAVGAVVRGDDLAAVPAVRDWLARAADEPTCSNPADPTVTEAVQNHALTQVLRLRSYPCVERRLAEGRLGLRAWFYEVHTGTVREHRADTDTFEKL; this is encoded by the coding sequence ATGCAACCCCTCATCGACAACGCCCGCACCTTCGGACAGCGCCCTGAGGAGTTCGCCCACCTCGCCGAGGGCCAGTCCCCCGACGTCCTGTTCATCACCTGCTCCGACTCCAGGGTCGTACCGGCCCTGATCACGGGCGCCCGTCCCGGCGAGCTCTTCGAGCTGCGCACCGCGGGCAACGTCGTTCCCCCGCACTCCTTCGACCACCCCACCTCGGAGGCGGCCACGATCGAGTACGCCGTGGAGGTCCTCGGCGTCAAGGAGATCGTGGTCTGCGGCCACTCGCACTGCGGCGCCGTGGGCGCGGTGGTACGCGGCGACGACCTCGCCGCCGTACCGGCGGTGCGCGACTGGCTCGCCCGCGCGGCCGACGAGCCCACGTGCTCGAACCCGGCCGACCCGACGGTCACCGAGGCCGTGCAGAACCACGCCCTCACCCAGGTGCTCCGGCTGCGCTCCTACCCCTGCGTGGAGCGCCGACTGGCGGAGGGCCGTCTCGGCCTGCGCGCCTGGTTCTACGAGGTCCACACCGGGACCGTGCGCGAACACCGCGCGGACACCGACACCTTCGAGAAGCTGTGA
- the zapE gene encoding cell division protein ZapE: MSSPLAPSGSGPITDPAPLSLCAREPHVPADRLVAEMVPPPRFDSVRFSTYIPDPNQPSQTEAVRVLEGFAAGLGAAAGGSGKRRLFGFGKAPKKAPAGPRGVYLDGGYGVGKTHLLASLWHATPAEPGLKAFGTFVELTNLVGALGFQQTVRTLSGHRLLCIDEFELDDPGDTVLVSTLLGKLVDAGVALAATSNTLPGKLGEGRFAAADFLREIQGLSAHFRALRIDGEDYRHRGLPEAPPPYSDEEVTGVAHATEGASLDAFSPLLEHLARVHPSRYGALTDGIRAVCLTGVRPVPDQSTALRLVVLADRLYDREVPVLASGLPFDQLFSDEMLNGGYRKKYFRAISRLTALARDAAKLANHR, translated from the coding sequence GTGTCTTCTCCCCTGGCCCCCTCCGGAAGCGGCCCCATAACCGACCCGGCCCCGCTGTCCCTGTGCGCCCGTGAGCCGCATGTCCCCGCGGACCGGCTGGTCGCCGAGATGGTGCCGCCGCCGCGGTTCGACTCGGTCCGCTTCAGCACGTACATCCCCGACCCGAACCAGCCCAGCCAGACCGAGGCGGTGCGGGTCCTGGAGGGTTTCGCGGCCGGCCTCGGCGCGGCGGCCGGGGGCTCCGGCAAGCGGCGGCTGTTCGGCTTCGGCAAGGCGCCGAAGAAGGCTCCGGCGGGCCCGCGCGGCGTCTACCTCGACGGCGGCTACGGCGTGGGCAAGACCCACCTGCTGGCCTCCCTGTGGCACGCCACCCCGGCCGAGCCCGGGCTGAAGGCGTTCGGCACGTTCGTGGAGCTGACCAACCTGGTCGGCGCCCTCGGGTTCCAGCAGACCGTCCGGACGCTGTCCGGTCACCGCCTGCTGTGCATCGACGAGTTCGAGCTCGACGACCCGGGTGACACCGTCCTGGTGTCCACCCTGCTCGGCAAGCTGGTCGACGCGGGCGTGGCCCTCGCCGCCACCTCCAACACGCTGCCCGGCAAGCTCGGCGAGGGCCGGTTCGCGGCGGCCGACTTCCTGCGGGAGATCCAGGGGCTGTCGGCCCACTTCCGGGCCCTGCGCATCGACGGCGAGGACTACCGCCACCGCGGTCTGCCCGAGGCGCCGCCGCCGTATTCCGACGAGGAGGTGACCGGCGTGGCGCACGCGACCGAGGGTGCCTCCCTCGACGCGTTCTCGCCCCTCCTGGAACATCTGGCCCGCGTCCACCCCAGCCGGTACGGCGCTCTGACGGACGGGATCCGGGCCGTGTGCCTCACCGGTGTGCGGCCGGTTCCCGACCAGTCGACGGCCCTGAGGCTGGTCGTCCTCGCGGACCGGCTGTACGACCGCGAGGTGCCCGTGCTGGCCTCCGGCCTGCCCTTCGACCAGCTGTTCAGCGACGAGATGCTGAACGGCGGCTACCGCAAGAAGTACTTCCGGGCCATCTCCCGGCTCACCGCTCTCGCCCGCGACGCGGCCAAGCTGGCGAACCACCGGTAA
- a CDS encoding pyrimidine reductase family protein, whose amino-acid sequence MRRLFPVTDETAAPAPGGGSGEGAGREWSLEELAAAYAYPEPGPGDPAPWLRANMVSTLDGAAQHEGRSQPISSATDMRIFGTLRALADVVVVGAETVRKEGYRPARAREDFAAMREAAGQQPAPAIAVVTAGLDLDFSLPLFTSPLVPTLILTGASAAPDRVAAAERAGARVVTAGDGIGVDPARAVRALADLGHTRLLTEGGPRLLGQIVAAGVLDELCLTVAPMLTAGEAQRIAGGPAVTVPHRLGLVSMLEEDGFLFTRYGRTGPAY is encoded by the coding sequence ATGCGACGTCTGTTCCCTGTGACCGATGAAACAGCAGCTCCGGCGCCGGGCGGCGGGTCCGGCGAGGGCGCCGGGCGGGAGTGGAGCCTGGAGGAGCTGGCCGCCGCGTACGCCTATCCCGAGCCGGGGCCCGGGGACCCGGCGCCGTGGCTGCGCGCGAACATGGTGTCCACGCTGGACGGGGCCGCCCAGCACGAGGGCCGTTCGCAGCCCATCTCCAGCGCCACCGACATGCGGATCTTCGGCACGCTGCGGGCGCTCGCGGACGTCGTGGTCGTCGGCGCGGAGACGGTACGCAAGGAGGGTTACCGGCCGGCACGCGCGCGTGAGGACTTCGCGGCGATGCGGGAGGCGGCCGGGCAGCAGCCCGCACCCGCGATCGCCGTGGTCACCGCCGGCCTCGACCTGGACTTCTCGCTGCCGCTGTTCACCTCGCCCTTGGTGCCCACCCTGATCCTCACGGGAGCCTCGGCCGCCCCGGACCGGGTCGCCGCCGCCGAGCGGGCGGGCGCCCGGGTGGTGACCGCCGGAGACGGCATCGGCGTGGATCCCGCCCGTGCCGTCCGGGCCCTCGCCGACCTCGGCCACACCCGGCTGCTCACCGAGGGCGGCCCGCGGCTGCTCGGGCAGATCGTCGCGGCCGGCGTGCTCGACGAGCTGTGCCTGACCGTCGCTCCGATGCTCACGGCGGGCGAGGCGCAGCGCATCGCCGGGGGGCCCGCGGTGACGGTCCCGCACCGTCTCGGGCTGGTGTCGATGCTGGAGGAGGACGGCTTCCTGTTCACGCGGTACGGGCGGACCGGGCCGGCGTACTGA
- a CDS encoding indole-3-glycerol phosphate synthase, whose translation MFTSVLMIEKALTSADVEFVTTLHGEEQVSFQVLLQPRGEQADRLLRAIDDVALGELDEAVREGETPEGEEALSVGQRALEVSLAALRSSGSPAEGRLIEDHPLDALRSLVEEAGADEVIVLTDPHYVEEFFHRDWASRARHKVGVPVLKLFSHSKA comes from the coding sequence GTGTTCACAAGCGTATTGATGATCGAGAAGGCGCTGACGTCCGCCGACGTGGAGTTCGTCACCACCTTGCACGGGGAGGAGCAGGTCTCCTTCCAGGTGCTGCTGCAGCCGCGCGGCGAGCAGGCGGACCGCTTGTTGCGGGCCATCGACGACGTGGCGCTCGGCGAGCTCGACGAGGCCGTCCGCGAGGGCGAGACGCCGGAGGGGGAGGAGGCGCTGAGCGTGGGGCAGCGGGCGCTGGAGGTGTCACTCGCCGCGCTGCGCTCCTCGGGCAGCCCCGCGGAGGGGCGGCTGATCGAGGACCATCCGCTGGACGCGCTGAGGTCGCTGGTGGAGGAGGCCGGGGCCGACGAGGTCATCGTGCTGACCGATCCGCACTACGTGGAGGAGTTCTTCCACCGGGACTGGGCCTCTCGGGCCCGGCACAAGGTGGGGGTGCCGGTGCTGAAGCTGTTCTCGCACAGCAAGGCGTAG
- the murC gene encoding UDP-N-acetylmuramate--L-alanine ligase: MAAGLPPAMDRPHFIGIGGAGMSGIAKILAQRGAVVAGSDAKESATAEALRALGATVHIGHAAEHLADDASCVVVSSAIRQDNPELARAAELGIPVVHRSDALAALMDGLRPIAVAGTHGKTTTTSMLAVALSELGLKPSYAIGGDLDAPGSNALHGEGEIFVAEADESDRSFHKYAPDVAIVLNVELDHHANYASMDEIYASFETFVDRITEGGTLVIAADHDGARELTRRVAGRGVRVVTYGESEDAGVRILSVVPQGLKSQVTVVLEGQELTFAVSVPGRHYAHNAVAALAAGVALGVPAAELATAIAAYTGVKRRLQLKGEAAGVQVIDSYAHHPTEMTADLEAMRAAAGDARILVVFQPHLFSRTQELGKEMGQALALADASVVLDIYPAREDPIPGVTSELIIEAARAAGADVTPVHDKADVPSVVAGMAKPGDLVLTMGAGDVTDLGPQILDRLSN; encoded by the coding sequence ATGGCAGCCGGCCTTCCTCCCGCCATGGACCGACCGCACTTCATCGGGATCGGTGGGGCCGGGATGTCGGGGATCGCGAAGATCCTCGCGCAGCGCGGGGCCGTCGTGGCCGGCAGCGACGCCAAGGAGTCGGCCACGGCCGAGGCGCTGCGGGCGCTGGGGGCGACCGTGCACATCGGGCACGCGGCCGAGCACCTCGCCGACGACGCCAGCTGTGTGGTCGTGTCCTCGGCGATCCGGCAGGACAACCCCGAGCTGGCCCGCGCGGCCGAGCTCGGCATCCCCGTCGTCCACCGCTCCGACGCGCTCGCGGCGCTGATGGACGGACTGCGGCCGATCGCCGTCGCCGGTACGCACGGCAAGACGACCACGACGTCGATGCTGGCCGTGGCGCTGAGCGAGCTGGGTCTGAAGCCCTCGTACGCGATCGGCGGGGACCTGGACGCGCCCGGATCCAACGCGCTGCACGGCGAGGGCGAGATCTTCGTCGCCGAGGCGGACGAATCGGACCGAAGCTTCCACAAGTACGCCCCCGACGTCGCGATCGTCCTGAACGTCGAGCTCGACCACCACGCCAACTACGCGTCGATGGACGAGATCTACGCCTCGTTCGAGACGTTTGTGGACCGGATCACCGAGGGCGGCACGCTGGTGATCGCCGCCGACCACGACGGCGCCCGGGAGCTGACGCGCCGGGTCGCCGGGCGCGGCGTGCGCGTGGTGACCTACGGCGAGTCCGAGGACGCCGGCGTGCGCATCCTGTCGGTCGTGCCGCAGGGGCTGAAGAGCCAGGTCACCGTGGTGCTGGAGGGACAGGAGCTGACCTTCGCGGTCTCCGTCCCCGGCCGGCACTACGCGCACAACGCGGTCGCCGCGCTGGCGGCGGGCGTGGCCCTCGGCGTCCCAGCGGCCGAGCTGGCCACGGCGATCGCCGCGTACACGGGCGTGAAGCGGCGGCTCCAGCTGAAGGGCGAGGCCGCGGGCGTGCAGGTCATCGACTCCTACGCGCACCACCCCACCGAGATGACCGCCGACCTGGAGGCCATGCGCGCGGCGGCCGGTGACGCCCGGATCCTGGTTGTCTTCCAGCCTCACCTGTTCTCGCGGACGCAGGAACTGGGCAAGGAGATGGGCCAGGCCCTCGCCCTCGCGGACGCCTCGGTCGTGCTGGACATCTACCCGGCCCGCGAGGACCCGATCCCGGGCGTGACGAGCGAGCTGATCATCGAGGCGGCCCGGGCGGCGGGCGCCGACGTGACGCCGGTGCACGACAAGGCGGACGTCCCGTCGGTCGTCGCGGGAATGGCGAAGCCGGGTGATCTCGTTCTCACCATGGGAGCGGGCGACGTCACCGACCTCGGCCCGCAGATCCTGGACCGTCTGTCGAACTGA
- the msrB gene encoding peptide-methionine (R)-S-oxide reductase MsrB, producing MAYDVEKPDEQWRVELSPGEYAVLRQAATEPAFTGEYTDTKTRGVYSCRACGADLFTSETKFESHCGWPSFFDPKDTDAVELIEDRSHGMVRTEVRCARCGSHLGHVFEGEGYSTPTDQRYCINSIALRLAPEQG from the coding sequence ATGGCGTACGACGTCGAGAAGCCGGATGAGCAGTGGCGCGTGGAGCTGAGCCCGGGCGAGTACGCGGTCCTGCGGCAGGCGGCCACCGAGCCCGCCTTCACCGGTGAGTACACCGACACCAAGACCCGGGGCGTCTACTCCTGCCGGGCCTGCGGCGCGGACCTGTTCACCTCGGAGACCAAGTTCGAGTCGCACTGCGGCTGGCCGTCCTTCTTCGACCCCAAGGACACCGACGCGGTGGAGCTGATCGAGGACCGCTCGCACGGCATGGTGCGGACCGAGGTGCGGTGCGCCCGGTGCGGCTCGCACCTCGGCCACGTGTTCGAGGGTGAGGGGTATTCGACGCCCACGGACCAGCGGTACTGCATCAACTCGATCGCGCTGCGGCTGGCCCCCGAGCAGGGCTGA
- a CDS encoding ABC transporter substrate-binding protein — protein sequence MVNADRTPPDCPGGHDGMPESDAGRHLQNQLEILIQDFRRSTEPPMPVFVVHAQENGDDDAVAGLVRQLHAGQEAHGTRCAVVQDTYEGTTEVRRAAALVRALSDPRRWGGPKAVYRRYAFPRLRLVHAIDDAVAALGDSWPAPAPDSPEAGQDQRQRLLNELAQQRWRPKNTARWRSGLPLFDMAHILPASLVTVLAALLARSEWYVAVGAGLAFLLLLTVLNYVLPGRAPIFLWLRRESRWFMTTTFLRAADQEESTEVSLLRPVRSWKAIAARAYDVAEALTAGGDFHLQLCVLALREDLRDNHRRWSWDLRGFKRPRPPMLFLPHADDRNGGIELIRAVSDVRSRRSELDPLLVVAAVRTDDVPLLERSVVQTAPAPETAPPTFGVRLRTWYREWGRNLRAEQSPSRERSVLPWVMKIPLPHDQLGPVEEGRRHLRASARPTLARLVWALHTLVLVIALLSAGTVMRADALNDRYCSASVLTANRDSRREQGPDGRTECIGIATDEVRFADWLPAPEPGDDDVRALTAGDETPWTVADLEDRIARQNAGVLARHAGKYVTVVYAGPLSADTSAGSSLVKGAEELAGVYLAQAVINENSSVKLRVLIANGGVDLGHQEEMAKAIAAYAAHDPTVVGVVGTGRDLKSSRATTRTLMEAGLPVVSGTNSATYLPREFANWFSLAATDEWQTRQLGLIAAQLRRPDRRQYALVLARDTARTDDLYTDEQARYGQGMLRRQGFTPLPQRRYTLSGGKPELRSHAQEICRGGRIPSVIYFAGRVEDIDPLMTQLGTEPGCAGKPLAILTGDDLSKADFAGGGHSVAPEVTLYHAALAELEKAADTTAFYQDAAEHLPGLRGHRLRHDSPALASGQTALAHDATRALFWAATSGDRPQSRASTWVNLRNVKIEGMATGTIDFTGAPLYGDRTGHSIVLKQVSRAQDGTSETWVLCRRTAGNTMRLTQQECRIR from the coding sequence ATGGTGAACGCCGATCGCACGCCGCCCGACTGCCCTGGCGGCCATGACGGCATGCCGGAGAGCGACGCCGGGCGCCACCTCCAGAACCAGCTCGAAATCCTCATCCAGGACTTCCGCCGCAGCACCGAACCGCCGATGCCGGTGTTCGTCGTGCACGCGCAGGAGAACGGCGACGACGACGCGGTGGCCGGGCTGGTCCGGCAGCTGCACGCGGGCCAGGAGGCGCACGGCACGCGCTGCGCGGTGGTCCAGGACACCTACGAGGGCACCACGGAGGTCCGCCGGGCCGCCGCCCTGGTGCGGGCGCTGAGCGACCCGCGCAGGTGGGGCGGCCCGAAGGCGGTCTACCGGCGCTACGCCTTCCCGCGGCTGCGGCTGGTGCACGCCATCGACGACGCGGTCGCGGCCCTCGGCGACAGCTGGCCGGCGCCCGCCCCGGACAGCCCCGAGGCCGGACAGGACCAGCGGCAGCGACTGCTCAACGAGCTGGCGCAGCAGCGCTGGCGGCCGAAGAACACCGCCCGCTGGCGTTCGGGGCTGCCGCTGTTCGACATGGCGCACATCCTCCCGGCGAGCCTCGTGACCGTGCTCGCCGCGCTCCTCGCCCGCAGCGAGTGGTACGTGGCGGTGGGCGCCGGTCTCGCCTTCCTGCTGCTGCTGACCGTCCTCAACTACGTCCTGCCGGGGCGGGCCCCGATCTTCCTGTGGCTGCGCCGGGAGAGCCGCTGGTTCATGACGACGACCTTCCTGAGGGCGGCGGACCAGGAGGAGTCCACCGAGGTGTCGCTGCTGCGGCCGGTGCGCTCCTGGAAGGCGATCGCGGCCCGGGCCTACGACGTGGCCGAGGCGCTCACGGCGGGCGGCGACTTCCACCTCCAGCTGTGCGTGCTGGCGCTGCGCGAGGATCTGCGGGACAACCACCGTCGCTGGAGCTGGGACCTGCGCGGCTTCAAACGGCCGCGCCCGCCGATGCTGTTCCTGCCGCACGCGGACGACCGCAACGGCGGCATCGAGCTGATCCGGGCCGTCAGCGACGTCCGCAGCCGGCGCAGCGAGCTCGACCCGCTGCTCGTGGTCGCCGCGGTGCGCACGGACGACGTGCCGCTCCTGGAGCGCAGCGTCGTCCAGACGGCCCCCGCCCCCGAGACCGCGCCGCCCACGTTCGGCGTCCGGCTGCGCACCTGGTACCGCGAGTGGGGCCGCAACCTGCGCGCCGAGCAGTCACCCAGCCGGGAACGGTCCGTCCTGCCGTGGGTGATGAAGATCCCGCTGCCGCACGACCAGCTGGGTCCGGTCGAGGAGGGCCGCCGCCATCTGCGGGCCTCCGCCCGGCCGACGCTCGCCCGGCTGGTGTGGGCCCTGCACACCCTGGTCCTGGTGATCGCCCTGCTGTCCGCGGGGACCGTCATGCGGGCCGACGCCCTGAACGACCGCTACTGCTCGGCGTCGGTGCTCACCGCCAACCGCGACTCCCGGCGGGAGCAGGGACCCGACGGCCGCACGGAGTGCATCGGCATAGCGACGGACGAGGTCCGCTTCGCCGACTGGCTGCCCGCCCCCGAGCCGGGCGACGACGACGTCAGGGCGCTCACGGCCGGCGACGAGACGCCCTGGACGGTGGCCGACCTGGAGGACCGCATCGCCCGGCAGAACGCCGGTGTCCTCGCCCGGCACGCCGGGAAGTACGTCACCGTCGTCTACGCCGGGCCGCTCAGCGCCGACACCTCGGCCGGCTCCTCCCTGGTGAAGGGTGCCGAGGAACTGGCCGGCGTGTATCTGGCACAGGCCGTCATCAACGAGAACTCCAGCGTGAAGCTGCGCGTCCTGATCGCCAACGGCGGCGTGGACCTGGGCCACCAGGAGGAGATGGCGAAGGCGATCGCCGCGTACGCCGCCCACGACCCGACCGTGGTCGGGGTCGTCGGCACCGGCCGCGACCTGAAGTCGAGCCGGGCGACGACCCGCACCCTCATGGAAGCCGGCCTGCCGGTCGTCTCCGGCACGAACTCCGCGACCTATCTGCCCCGCGAGTTCGCCAACTGGTTCAGCCTGGCCGCCACGGACGAGTGGCAGACCCGGCAACTCGGCCTGATCGCCGCCCAGTTGCGCAGACCCGACCGGCGGCAGTACGCCCTCGTCCTGGCCCGTGACACGGCGAGGACCGACGACCTCTACACCGACGAACAGGCGCGCTACGGCCAGGGGATGCTGCGCCGCCAGGGCTTCACCCCGCTCCCGCAGCGCCGCTACACCCTCAGCGGCGGCAAGCCGGAACTCCGCTCGCACGCCCAGGAGATCTGCCGGGGCGGCCGGATCCCGTCCGTGATCTACTTCGCGGGCCGGGTGGAGGACATCGACCCCCTGATGACCCAGCTGGGCACCGAGCCGGGCTGCGCCGGAAAGCCCCTGGCCATCCTCACCGGCGACGACCTGTCCAAGGCCGACTTCGCCGGCGGCGGCCATTCCGTCGCGCCGGAGGTCACGCTGTACCACGCGGCCCTCGCGGAGCTGGAGAAGGCCGCCGACACCACGGCTTTCTACCAGGACGCCGCCGAGCACCTGCCGGGGCTGCGGGGCCATCGCCTGCGTCACGACAGCCCGGCCCTGGCCAGCGGCCAGACCGCCCTCGCCCATGACGCGACCCGCGCCCTGTTCTGGGCGGCCACCAGCGGCGACCGGCCGCAGAGCCGCGCCTCGACCTGGGTGAACCTGCGCAACGTCAAGATCGAGGGCATGGCCACCGGCACCATCGACTTCACCGGCGCGCCGCTCTACGGCGACCGCACCGGCCACAGCATCGTCCTCAAGCAGGTCAGCCGCGCCCAAGACGGCACGTCCGAGACCTGGGTGCTGTGCAGGCGCACCGCGGGAAACACGATGCGCCTCACACAGCAGGAGTGCCGGATCCGCTGA